The genomic stretch atATGATGGATAAAAGTTGGTTGAATATTAGGAATAGAATCGACCAACGATATAGAGATGGAGTAGACaactttcttaattgggcattcaGTCATCCAACTGTGGTTTGATCATGAGGAGCACTATCTCGTTCCAAGTTGGAAATTGGCAGAAAATAGTTCTGAAACACGGAGAAGTAATGTAGTTAAAGGTCAAGGTAATAAACTACTTTCAATATTTTATTGACTTTAAGTTGCAAGGTTTATTTATGTGGTTAGGATATTGAATATAATGTTACATTTATTGTCAGGATAAATTTGAAGTTTTCAGCGGGTTGCGAGAGCATAGGTTTCAGGCCTTTGTAATTAGCACTATGCAAAGGCTTTTTAGAGCATGGAAAGCTCGACTCAGCATTCTGTACTCTAAGTACAGTACTAATGAAGAAAGATTGTCTCATCGACTTGAAGATGTTGAGTTTGAGGACTGGAAATACCTAATACAATATTTTGGAAGTCCAGAATTTAAGGTATTAACTTAATACCTGAAGATTGTCTCTTTGAATGACGATTTATTAATCTGTTTACTTACAGGTTGTAAGTGAGAGGAACAAAAGAAATAGAGAAAAGCAAATAACTAAGCATACTTGTGGTACAAAGTCTTTTGCAGAAGTAGAGGAATCTATGGTAAAAATATATTTAGTCCCCTACTATCACATATGCTTCTTTGTTATTTACATATTTATATatttgcttaaatatttttttttccgtAACTATATTGTAGACAAATCCTATTACTGGAGAATTGGACACACAAGTTTGGGAGATCCAACATACACACAAGGATGATAGAGGCGAACTGGTGTGGTTGGATTCACCATCCCAATAAATTTATGTAATTATCTAAAAACACTTATAAAGTTCTCTGTTTCTGTAAGTTTCATTTAATATGTTTTATTATGTTTTGATTTAAATGATTATGCATAAATGCAGGGTCAACTCCAGGAAGTTGTCGCTCAGCAACAATCTGAGGATATCGAGCATCCCATGACTAGAGATGAGATTTTATCCTCCATTGTTGGTGAGAGAACATGCTATCTTCGTGGAAAAGGAGTAACATTCAGCAGGCAAACATAGAGGCCAGCGTGTCTTCTGCTATTGGTATTGTGCGTCAAGAGATGCAAGCCGAGATGGATAGGAAGTTGCAAGAAGAACGTGAACAAACGGCTGCTGAGTTGCGAAGAAATATGGAAATTGAGTTGGAAAGGAAGTTGGCAGAGGAGCGTCAACACGCAAATGAGGAGCGTCAACACGCAAATGCAGAAACAGACAAGAGGATCTCTCTAGAAGTGGAGAAGAAGATGCATGAACAATTTGCTAGTTTCTTGACCAGAATGCAACAACAACAGGTACTTGCTCCGCTCCTTCTTAACAAATCATGGATGCTTTACTTATTTCTTTCTATGCTTTAATTAAAACCTTTCTAATATAAATAAAACTTATTTATTTCTTGATTAGATTAAATAATacttatttatttttaacataaataatacttatAATGAAGTGTTTACTGCATATGCTTTTTCCATGCTATGGTGACCTTGGAGCTTGCACCAAGGACTTTTGGAAACAATTACAAGCACAAGGCTTTGAGTAGTTTATGAGAATCTATTCTCATGATCACTTTTAAGCACACaaaaagcaaatgatagcttatGCATTTGATATCATATCATATCAGAGAGCTTTAAATGTTTGAGCTTTTTGTTCCTAATTCTAAATGATTATGCATTTGATATCATATCATATCAGAGAGCTTTAAATGTTTGAGCTTTTTGTTCCTAATTCTAAATGATGCCATTATCATTTTGAGCTGTGAGAATTTAGTTCTAAGTCAAGAGCTTGTTCTCCTACTGTGTAGCAAAAATCATCTGAAGAAACTACAACAAGCCCTTGTGTTTCTTTGGATTTGAATATCTCCATTGATTATGATCAAGAAAGAGATGAAGATTTGTCCAATATTGTGCTGCTTCATAGTGTTGACAGAtgtatttttttccaaaattcaTGAGCTGTAGAAGAATAGAATCTAGCTAGCTATTATTATGTGATGAGATGATTTTCTTTATTAATTTCTTCACTTTTACTTTGTTGTTTCTTGTCTTTCAAATAGGAGGTCATATATAGGTATACAGTAACTATAAAGATATCTAGTAACGAAAAAATGTCTTGCAAGTTATTGGTTATATGTGCTTCAAACTGATAAAACTTAACCCCTACCTTATATTATTTTTGGCAAAGTTTGATGGCCGTGGAGTCTAGATACTTAGCTTCAGTTGGGCAATACCTATTACTGGTCAACTAATATTATTATCAATTTTGGATTTTGTATGAAGTTTGCTTGACAGTGTTGCTGGTATATCATAGTTGGGTTTCTGTTTGCTTATTGATCTCAGATATGAGGATTCTTATGGTTTATAGATTGTGTATAGTGTGTTCTGCTTATCACTGGTTAAAGAGTTCAGAGCAAGAAAGGCTACTTTGTCCTAGCAGCTGCAAACAAATAACTGCATTAGGGTGGTTTGATATTGTTGTTAATACTTACTGTCTTCACTTTCCGTCATCCtttctttagccgagggtctatcggaaatagctCCTCTTCTTCCAGGGCaggggtaaggttgcgtacatcttaccctcccaaaccccacttgtgggaaattactgggtttgttgttgttgttgttgtattcaaCAGCCAAATTTCTCTCGTTAAATACGAACTGTTGGAACTATCCTTGAAGGGTGTCTCTCTTGGCCCTTGCTAATTGTGTCCTCTAGACAACTTTTGCAATTGTTAACTTGCTTTTTAGTACACAAACTTTGGTCGCAATTTCCGGCTTTCCTTTGATATAGATTGAAAATTCTTAGAATTTTGATAGTAGTTGGATATAACAAATCTCATTATGTTCCTTATATATATTCCTTTTGTCTAGCAGGGACAAGGCACTTAAACAGTGGTTCAAGGATGGTGTCGAGCAAGGAGCAGTTACAAGACACTtaatattttatcttttttgGGATATGTATATGCGTACAATTACAATGCACAATGAAGTGTCAGGTAATATATATGTAATTGACTTTTTAGTAATGATAATATTTATAATATTCGGCTTGAGAAATTCTGTTGGTGTTTGTTAAGCATTATTGGTTGCTTTAATATTGATAGTCAATtgatatgaatatctctatatgAAATTTTAGAGAATTAGGTTCCTACTGGCATGGAAATGTATATAATTTTGATCGATATAAATTCTGAGAAAATAACTTTTATTGGCGACATAGTTTTGTCAAAAAATTAGTATATGTTGCAATATATAAGTTGCCATAGAAGGTCAATTTCTTTTGTTGTCTTTCATGGTCAAAACTTTTGTGACCACTTTAGTCGCTACTAAATGACATTTATAGTTGTAACATAATCTTGCCactaaatataaatattttttgtggCAATTTTAGTCGCTACTAAAGAACATTTATAGTGGCGACATAATCTTGCTACTGAACATAAATATATTTTGTGGCGACCGTAGTCGTTTAGTCCCCACGATAAGGGTGATTTCTTGTAGTGGCTTACACTACCTCGAAGTTGATCACTGAGAACCCTCGAAACGCCTTGATGGTCGTAAAATCGTACCGTCGATTTCTGcagtatacagatagtccccgtgtttcCTAGAATGAAGTGATAGGAAACGATTTCGAACTCCCACTCCTTAGGCACTGTTATCATGATGTCAGCCTattagagcattaaatgccataacTCAAAAGCCGCGCGAGGGTCGCTATCAACACGCCTATCGAGAACCCATGAACCATTATCAGTCCATCCTTTCCGCTGCACGTATGGCCTCTAAAAACACCTCAATCGTTTAATAattcacacttttacaacatcTTCAAGCTTTCAGAGCCAAGGGCATCCCTTTTCCCATTCTTCCTTCTTTCGTTCTCGATTCCTTACTTACTTTCTCAGAAAGGCCTTTCCACCACCATGGATAGGACCTCTAAAACAGTGCCTTGAAAAGAGGATGTTGCCTCTTCGTCTCGAACATCCAAAGACAAACCCAAAGTGATATCGACTGTTGAACAGTGTACCTCTACCGAGTTCAACATGGTGAATGACTTTTCCGTCGAGAGATCCTCATCTACATCGGGCTGATGCGAGCACGTGTTCCAGTATATTAGCATTGTAAAGGATGTAGACAAAGTGCAGGCGGACTACCGATGGGGGAAGAACGTGCTGGTTGAGATCCCCAGCCCTAATGAGAGCATAACGGACCATAAGGTCagtttccttcatgtatatacATACCCGTTCAATTTAGGCCATGTCGACTCCTCGAACCATTCTTCTCTAGCAATAGATCTGGTTATTCTTGACTTCTATCATGAATACCGGGTGACTCTTGGCCAAATTTATCcctctttctggaggatagtctACATGCTCCGTTATTTCTCCAACAAGGTCGTGGGTATGACCTTTAACCTTGACCATTTGATTAGATTGTATAGCCCTTGACTTTATCAAGGTTTGATCAAGCTTCAACCTCGGTCCACGAAGCCGTTTTTCTCGAGCATTGATGAGAACaaggaccgagggtggatgagcagGTTTGTCCGAGTGAGAACCTCGGACATCATCTCGTCCGAAAAGATGCCATTCCCGGAGGAGTGGAATACGCAACGTAAGTGCCTCTCCCTCGAGCATGCTTTAATGCCTTTGTAGCTTCCTTCCAAAAAATGATCTCCCTTTCGTTTATGCAGTTACCGCTTGGTATCCTGAAGCGGTCCAGGATCTGTCGGAATGGATTAGGCAATTGGATTCTTCGTTCCCATTTCTCGAGCGGTCTTGGCCCGACTTGGCTAAAACGTGATGGCCgaccaagaatcatggtaaactATTTGGTTGTCGCCTATAGCATGTTCCAATTTCTCTTTTTCATTGGCAAGTTTTGATTATTATGCCTGCGCAGGCGTTGGTGAGGGGGTGCTGATGAGACCGCCTCCCGACGGCGAGGAAGAGGCTTCGAAGCCTGATAAgggcaagaagaggaagaaaaaggcAGTTGCTGAGTCTCCTAAATCACACAGGCCTCGAGCTGCTGCCAGGACCTCGGCTTTAACTTTCTGAGCAAGTCCTAGTACTGGGGATGAAGACGACGATGATGATGAGTACCGTTTGGTACAAAGGACAAGGTCGGGCGAGGATGCCTTACAGGCGGCTGGGCCAAAGGCTGCTAAATCAGGAACGGTTGATTCAGGTCGATCCCCTGATGTGGAATTCCTCGTGGAGGACACGGGCACGGTTCCTGAGCCCCTGGCCGAACGTGGTGTAGTCCCTACCGAGGAGACCATTGCTGCTGGTTCTAAAAGGATCGGGCACGAAGCTTCTCGGGGATGGAATTTTCCCCTTGGTAATATCGACACCTTTGGTGGCCTTAATTTGGGTCCTCGATTCTCTCCCGGTGAATTTAGGGATGCTCTGGACCCAAAGGCTACCAACATGGGGGGTTATCTCGAGGGGGGAGATGAGCTTGACAACTTCCTCGATGGCATTAGTGAAGACATTGATCTAGATGCTCCCAATGCTATCGAGGAGGCAGAGAGGCTCCACCTGCAGGTGATAACCTTTCCACGCATACCTTTAGTGCTTTAAGTGTTTCTCCCTATTtttctgattctttgtgtttTTGTAGTCCAAGAGAATGTATGACCACGCTATCTATAAGCTACTAGATGAGAATAGGAAGGAGGTCGAGGGTCTTGCCTCAAGGTTAAAGGAGTTGGAGACCTCTTCTGCCCGAAAGGAGGAGGAGCCGAGTGGGCTTCGGGCGAGGTTGGAAGGAGTGTGCGAGAAAAAGCTGGCCTTGCCAAGTAGGTAACTTGGCATTCATAAACTCGTTGGTCATTCTCATAATTCGATGCTTACTTACTTATCTTTTCCTTTGCAGATCGGGCAGAAGGATGCTCTTGCAGGGCGACTTTAGGATGAAGCTGCTGCTATGAATGCGGAGATCCTCGAGCTGAGTGGGCAAAATGAGGTTGTTAGCggaaacataaaagaaagaacacaagatttaacgcgattcggatcaaaataatcctacgtccaccagaaaacagttgcctttttaatattaacaaaggaaggggagagttcccaattacacttgagagaatttctctcttaactctctactcactacaatgtgttgtattatttttgggatggtttctacaaatgaaggagtgcatctatttatagaggtaaagacctgctcttg from Nicotiana sylvestris chromosome 12, ASM39365v2, whole genome shotgun sequence encodes the following:
- the LOC104246567 gene encoding uncharacterized protein, yielding MLSSWKRSNIQQANIEASVSSAIGIVRQEMQAEMDRKLQEEREQTAAELRRNMEIELERKLAEERQHANEERQHANAETDKRISLEVEKKMHEQFASFLTRMQQQQGQGT